The sequence below is a genomic window from Anaerocolumna chitinilytica.
GTATACAGCATCATTATCAACCCATTCAGCTTTACCTTTTAGCATTTGGGACCACTCTTCTATTTTGTCAACCATAGCAGGAGTGATTGCAACATCCATGTTCATGGCTTGTTTAATATTTTTTATTGGAAACATTCTTCTTATCACTTCCTTTACAAAATTAGTTATTCCTTCAAACATGTTTATTGCCCCCTCTTCTTCCATATAGGGTTAAGTGCATATCTAACCATATCAATTGCATGGTTATCTTTGTCAGGGTATCCGCTTATTACATTGCCTTCTTTATCTCTTTCATACTCATAGTCGAGAAATTCTCGTGCTGTATTGGGACATCTTACATTGTCTATTATTATTTCTCTTAGAGACTGCAACCACTTCATGGAGTAGTCAACGCTTCCAGGGCCTTTCTCGGCTCCTCTGATTAAGAATCCATATGATTTATAATCACCTACTGACTTTTCCTCTGCACTATCAGCAATAATCATATCATTTGGTGTGATTCCCATTTCTATCAGTTTATCTGCCGTTTGCCTATTAGACTGTTTATTTGCCCTGTATTCCATGAATATGTAAAGTTTCATTCTGGCAGCATCGTAATGCATACGTCCAAAGTGATAAGGATCCGGATACCATCCCCAGTCAATACCATTGTATAACCTGTCAAATTGCTTTATTTGTTCATCTGTAATAGCTTCAATCTTAACATTGTCAAATACATTTCCCCCGGTTCCGTTTGCAATACCCATGTACTCATTTTCGTAAGCCGTAGGATTGACTTCTTTAAGAAATTCTGCTTCATCCAGGAATGGTTTTCCTAGCCATTGCTTTGGTACATCAAGATAAGTGCTGTGTGTTATTAATCTTGTGGCTTTAGGTATCTTTATATATTTATTAGCCCAGTTATTAGCTGATTTAGGTGGATTAAATGACTTGAATATATATGCTGTCTCTCCACCACGGATAACAGACTGTTCTATCTTTCTTACTGCTTCTTCTCCGGTGAACTGATCTAACTCTTCCAACCAAAGTACTGCAATATATCCAAAAGGTACCTTAATTGATTTTACCTTCCCGGGATCATCTGCTCCACGGAAGTATATCTTTTGACCTGTACTCTTTCTGGTAATCTCTAAAGGGCTTACAGTGCAGTTAAATTCATCTTCTAGCCCTAAAATACCAATAGCCCATACAACCTGTGCATATACCGATGTACGCAACGTGTCGGCTACCTGTCGCATTACCAATGCATGAGTATTTTCATTCTTCATTATCAAGTCAATTACTTCTAAACTTATAAATGAAGATTTAGTGGAACCACGGCCACCAGGGAATACATATTCTGTATGTTCTCTATTTTCTATGTCAAATAGCACTTTGCTAAATGCAGGCGCTATCATTGTAGCAGGTATACCATAATATTTATTTGATGTTTTATTTGGTTCTGGTTCTGCTTTCTTTTGCTCTAATTCCAGCTTAAGCTTATCATATTCCATCTTATGTCTATCCATAGGATTCATAAGGAAGAATCGGTCTAGCCACTCCATAGACTTACATCTATCAATCAGCTTGATACTTATACCCTCTTTACCTTCTTTTATTTCTTTAATTAACTGGGTATCTACATTTGATGATTCATTTAGCTTAACAGAATTAACTTCAAAAGCTCCCTTATTTGTTTCAATGAGTTCTTTTCCAAATGATAAATAATTTCCTATGTCAGCAAAAGCAATTCTCATATGTAATTCAAGCATATCATTTTCATTTATTGCGGCTTGCTCTGCCTTTATTACCGACAGCTTTTGTACTTCTTTTTTTATCTCAACATTTCCGAACAATCTTGGACCTGCCGATAATGCAGATTCATAAGAACATCCATATGCCTTTTGATAGCTTTGAGCTGCATTAAATGACTTGCTATAATATATGCAAAAAAGCCTTTGTTCGTGGGTAAGGTTTTCGTTTAGCATTGTTTCCTTTACCCCATCTTTAATAGTTCTTGTTATTGTTTTATTATTTGCGTTGCATTGCATTGCATTGCAGTCCCAATCGTCCCTTGATTTCCAACTACGTATTGTAGTAACCGGTATGTTTAACTGACTTGCAATCTCAGTCAATTCAATACCAGGGTTTCTATCATATATTTCTTTTGCTTTATCTCTGTTAGGGTCTCTTACCCTTGGCATATCACCACCTACCCACTATACATCTTTTATCCCTTATCTTCCGATACCCAATAGCTCCACTACTACCTCTGACTATTGTAATGCAGCCACAATCTTTACTGCTTATATGTTTGCATCCTATACAATGTTTCATAGGCCTACTCCGAATATTCTCTTAGCTGCTTTGTACTCATACCATCAATACCAGGAGATTCATTACTATCTGTTGGTTTGTAGTGGCAGCCAAACTGTTCCGGATACATGAATATCATCATGCATAGGTTTGCAATGTCAGCGAGAAATTCTGTATTCTTTGTAGCCTTGAACTTCTCATATCTGATATCAAGGCTCTTTACAAAATCCGTTGTGCCATTCATTGCATTTTCTTTAACTGATCCGTATTTATAAAAAGAAGTTTCCATCATATCCTGACGCAACTTATCAAACTCCGGTGAGTATTCTGTTTTTAATATCTCTTCTCTTGTCATGATGACCTCCTACAACTTAGCAGTGAAGTGTTTATTCGTTCCACTCATATATATAACCGGTGTATCTTTACTAGATGGTTTAAATTCGTATGCTTCCCCGTACCCTCCATAGTTAAGCATTGCGGAAGTATTTACGAATAACTTATTTACAAAGTTCGTGGTGCTGTTACTTGTATCTACCCGGAAGAATCCCTGCTTCATAATCATTGGTAAATGTGTATGTGAATGTATGTAGATATCTGCATCAACTATACTTGCCATATCCGCCAGCCTTATAGCCTTTGCCCCTTCTTTTCTTCCTCCACCGGAACCATGTATCGCATACAGAGTATACCATTGCTTGCGCTTTCTCTTTTCGTTCCATCCAAAGCGAACAAAAATTAAGGAACCGGTGCTAGAGTATTTATCTCCCAATCCCAATTCCCTGGCCATTATTTCTGTAAGGTCTATACCCTCTTTTTTGTATGTCCTGCTTTCGTGATTACCGGATTGTATTGCTATTATTTTATCCTTTATTGGTGTAAGTAAATAAACCGCCTGCCCTATCTGTTGCATTGGTGTAAGTTGCTCCGCATAACTATCCGAAATTGACGTTTTAGTAGCGTTATTCATCAAGTCACCGTTTAATATACAATAAGCGTTTTCTGTGTCCTGTATGAGCCTTATACGCTCTTGTATGAGCTTATTATCACAATGCTTATCACCCATATGTAAATCTGCCAGTGTATGTATTTCAATTGACTGTAATTGTTCGGATAGCTCTACTTTTATACTTTGCAATTTATCACCTGCTTTCATTAGAAAAGCGCCTAATACATTTAAGTACTAAGCGCTTATATGCCCGTTATAGGGCTGTGATTTATATAATGCCTGTTAAAGGCTGTGTTGTAAAAAATAGGAGCCAGTTTTATTCTAGCCCCGTACAAAAACCACTTTTGTAGTTTATTTAATATCCCATATTATTGTTTGGATAGGGATTTGCACCCTATATTACCAACTTGGTTTATTTTTTGGTATTTAGGAAGTACCTCTTCCGATTAAGCGTTTACCTATTCCGCCACCAAACAATTTTATATTCTTGCAAGAATAACCGTCTTTCCGGCTGTCAGTATCGAATAGACCCACACAAATCACGATACTATGGTCTGCTTCCTATAGTCGCCTCCGTCATTCACCATACCCGCAGGCTGGTGTCGCTCTTTCAGACCTCTTCCACTATTGCAACCGGCAGAAACCGGACGTTGCTTTTATTATCCACTATCAACCTTTCGATGCAACCGCTATGCAAAGAGATTGACTTGTCCTGCGTGGTACAGTATCGGTTTTCGCATGTTCCGCAACGTCAAGGAGGTGTCTATCTATAATAAACTGTAAGTTATATTGACTTGTCTGAATACCATTCCGGTAATAATCCATTGTATTCTTTTCTTAGTTCGGTGCGCTTTGACTTTACTTTTCGAATGGCTTTTGTTAATCTTGTAATATTTCTGTTGATATCTTCATCTGTTATCCTAATTATTTCCCATTCAGCTCCAAGGCTAAGAATTATACGATTATCCCTTATCAGTTCTTTTTCCCTTGTATTTTTTGTATGAAAAATAGTTCCATCAACCTCTAATATTATTTTTTCATCTGGCAGCAGAAAATCAACGCGATATCTTCCAAATTGTATCTGATGATTAAATTTTATTTTGTTTTTGCATAACTCTATAGCTACCATAATTTCTTCTGTACTATCAAACCAGCCATCTTTGTGTAAGTATTTTCTGATAGTGTCAATAGAGTTTCTATATTTGTCAATATTATATGTATGGTTTTTTATTCTTTCAATTGCTTTTTCAAGCTTTGCTTCTTTTATTTCCCTGTTATTTTCAGTTCTTTCTTCCTTGTCCGACATATAATTTTCTAATTTACATATTTTACAAAGATATTTCTTTCCTCTTATATAGCTTAATGACATTACTTCTTTTCCACAACAATCACATAGCGGGTAATACTGTGTATTTTTTGTATGTTGATTAATTTTGGTTTTAATATTGTCTTCTTTTGCTTCTTTGTATCCCATGTTTACCGCCTTCCGTAATCGCCTTTAAATTATAAGTATGCAGAAGATACTAAGGCTTGTATCTTTCGGGAGCTACCCTATCTGCATACTTTCATGAACTTATTATCTCACATTTTCACGTCCTTGCGGTGGTCATCTTTTGTTTTTATCAAGGAGAAAAAAGAAATATCTTCTAGCTGCATAAAAATCTTTTCTACATGTAGCCATACCCATTATTTCCTCAAGATACCAGCATGGAACTTCTTCTGTAACAGACTTGATTATGTATGGTGCTAAATACTCATCTGTTTGCTTTGCGGTTTTTTCGATTATCTTACATTTTTCTTCTAGGTCAATTCTTCTGATTGCTAAAACTTGCGTGGCATCTTCTCCAGATGTAGCTAAAGGCATATCTGTTATGTTTTTGCTCTTGAGTGTATCTTTTTTAAATTCAAGTTCATCTTTCCACTCTTTGTATTGTTCGCAGAATCCGCAAAGTTCTTTATATCTCTTACTGGATATACCATAATCATCTAGTTTCAACTCTCTTCTATTTGGCAATAGTCATTCTCCCTTCTCCAGCCTGGTTAACTCTTTAAAATCAGAGTATGTATAGCATTCACGGAAACCATTCTTTTCAGTTAATATAAAATATGTGTAAAAGCCTTTTATCGTAACTTTAAACCGCTTCGTTATTTTATCTGTATTTGGATCCCGTCTACGCATATTAACTACTTGTCCGACTTTATACCGGGACTTTATATTTGCTCTGAGTTCATCAATCTTCATCCTTAATCCTCCGTTCCTCCTCTTCATCTTGGCAGTGTTTACATTCGTTAGTATCTTCTAAATGACAGCGCTCACAATTTTTCATGGTTCACCAACCATTCCGGTTGCTGCATTGATGGCTGTCTGCATAAATCACTATAAGAATTTACTCCATCGCACTTATCACAATATCCGCAATCCGAATTGTAATAACAGTATCTGCATTCACATCCATCGCAATTATTCATCCTTATTTACCGCCTTATCTCTTTTATTAGGCAACAATATGCAGGTTAATATTATTACGCCTTTTACTTCTCCTTTTTCCATGATTGTATTTCTTACATCCATTAAATCCTCAATGTTATCTATTTCTTGATTTCTGGTTATTTCACAAAACCCAAATCCTTTTTCATATGCATATGCAACATAATATTTAAACAATTTACTACTCCTTTCTTTGCAATAAAAAACCACCAACCGATTATTGGTTAGTGGTGTGTTTTAATACCTCTTCTAATAATTTTGTTTCTTCAAAATTTTCAGCGATAATTCTAGTACCCGTTGACATATAATATACTTCTGCTATTTTACTTTGTAGTTCCAATATGCTTTTATCACGACACATATCTCTTAGTATTATTTCTGCATCTCTCGGATTTTTTTCTGCTCTCTTCAAATACTCTTTTTGAAATGAGCAAATAATCATATTGTAATTTTCAATCAAGGCTTTTTGTGCTGTAGATAGTATACATTCTTGCTTCACCCTATCACGCTCCTTTTATACCTATTATCCACTAACCAGTATGTGATTGTCAATGTGCAATTTACTTTATTTTCTTGTTGCTTTTCCAAACATCTGTTTGTATAATATCAACCAGGAGGTGATACCATGTATTTTCAACGTGATAACGAAATAAGATTAAGTCCAACTGGTAAACCTGTTGATGTTATTGTTGTATTTAATCCATTGGGAGACATTAAGCCAGTCACTGTCCGCTTAAAGGATGAAAGTGACAATTACATTAAGATGGATATTACCGGTGTCAAATATACCAAGGATTTAATACGAAACACGGGCCGTTCCTTCCGGTGCTGTTACATGGTTGATAATATCCAAAATGAATGTACTGTCACATTTTACTATTCTCTGTGCAAGTGGTATCTTGAAACATAGTCTTGCAATCTTCCAGTACCTGTTCCAGTGTAGTTCCATGCTTTTCGAAATAATAACGAAGAATACCAAGTTTTGATTTATCTGTGATAGATTGTGATTTCCAGTATTCGCACTCGTTATATCTCTTTTCCATTTCTAATCCATGTCTAATAATTGAATTTGACTGGTCCCTGCATATCTTATCAAGGTTTTTAATAGTCTGTGGTTCGTAGCCTGTATCCTCATAAGTTGCTAATTTACTCAATGCAAGTTCTAACTTACCCTTGTCCTTTAAAATTCCATATCCGCCGCGGCTTCTATCTGTTAATCTCTCCATATCATTCACCTGCCTTTTCAATTGCTTCTTGTGCTTCTTCCCTGGAAAGAAAGACTGTTTTACCAAAATCACTTGCATATTTTCCGTTACAATTTTCAAATATAATTGTTATGTAGTTTTCATCTATTATGATTTGCTTAGCTTCATCTTCAAAAACCGCTTTATCTTGTTTTGACATATCGCAATCATCAGTATCATGTGGGCATCTATCTTCATATGGGCAATAATATCCAGTCGCTGTTCCATATCCTCCTCCACCGTCCCATAAAGTTCCATCAAGCTTTCCTTCTATATTGCAACACTGTTCAATAATGTAAACTGTGTCTCCTACTTTGCAAGGAAGGGTAATGCAGGTTTCTTCCGGCTCTGACTGGATAAATTTTTCTAATTCAAGTAACTCATCAAGTCTATTGGCCATTAATCTTCTTTCAATCTCATACTTTGAGCCAACCGCCGCATTTATACCTGTATGTATTTCATATTTTCTTTGATTGATGTATGCATTAAGCTTATCCTTATTCATTGGATACCCT
It includes:
- a CDS encoding endonuclease domain-containing protein, yielding MGYKEAKEDNIKTKINQHTKNTQYYPLCDCCGKEVMSLSYIRGKKYLCKICKLENYMSDKEERTENNREIKEAKLEKAIERIKNHTYNIDKYRNSIDTIRKYLHKDGWFDSTEEIMVAIELCKNKIKFNHQIQFGRYRVDFLLPDEKIILEVDGTIFHTKNTREKELIRDNRIILSLGAEWEIIRITDEDINRNITRLTKAIRKVKSKRTELRKEYNGLLPEWYSDKSI
- a CDS encoding metallophosphoesterase gives rise to the protein MQSIKVELSEQLQSIEIHTLADLHMGDKHCDNKLIQERIRLIQDTENAYCILNGDLMNNATKTSISDSYAEQLTPMQQIGQAVYLLTPIKDKIIAIQSGNHESRTYKKEGIDLTEIMARELGLGDKYSSTGSLIFVRFGWNEKRKRKQWYTLYAIHGSGGGRKEGAKAIRLADMASIVDADIYIHSHTHLPMIMKQGFFRVDTSNSTTNFVNKLFVNTSAMLNYGGYGEAYEFKPSSKDTPVIYMSGTNKHFTAKL
- a CDS encoding PBSX family phage terminase large subunit yields the protein MPRVRDPNRDKAKEIYDRNPGIELTEIASQLNIPVTTIRSWKSRDDWDCNAMQCNANNKTITRTIKDGVKETMLNENLTHEQRLFCIYYSKSFNAAQSYQKAYGCSYESALSAGPRLFGNVEIKKEVQKLSVIKAEQAAINENDMLELHMRIAFADIGNYLSFGKELIETNKGAFEVNSVKLNESSNVDTQLIKEIKEGKEGISIKLIDRCKSMEWLDRFFLMNPMDRHKMEYDKLKLELEQKKAEPEPNKTSNKYYGIPATMIAPAFSKVLFDIENREHTEYVFPGGRGSTKSSFISLEVIDLIMKNENTHALVMRQVADTLRTSVYAQVVWAIGILGLEDEFNCTVSPLEITRKSTGQKIYFRGADDPGKVKSIKVPFGYIAVLWLEELDQFTGEEAVRKIEQSVIRGGETAYIFKSFNPPKSANNWANKYIKIPKATRLITHSTYLDVPKQWLGKPFLDEAEFLKEVNPTAYENEYMGIANGTGGNVFDNVKIEAITDEQIKQFDRLYNGIDWGWYPDPYHFGRMHYDAARMKLYIFMEYRANKQSNRQTADKLIEMGITPNDMIIADSAEEKSVGDYKSYGFLIRGAEKGPGSVDYSMKWLQSLREIIIDNVRCPNTAREFLDYEYERDKEGNVISGYPDKDNHAIDMVRYALNPIWKKRGQ